From one Lysinibacillus sp. G4S2 genomic stretch:
- a CDS encoding YrzI family small protein: MIVNIFALTITITKREISLEKALHNENVKKIFEENRRKVESYIRIRPY, encoded by the coding sequence ATGATAGTAAACATTTTTGCTCTCACGATAACTATTACAAAACGTGAGATCTCTCTTGAGAAAGCACTTCATAATGAAAATGTAAAAAAAATCTTTGAAGAGAACCGAAGAAAAGTAGAAAGTTATATTCGTATTCGTCCATATTAA